A region of Tachyglossus aculeatus isolate mTacAcu1 chromosome X4, mTacAcu1.pri, whole genome shotgun sequence DNA encodes the following proteins:
- the DMRT2 gene encoding doublesex- and mab-3-related transcription factor 2 isoform X2: MRKRRAFADKELENIMLEREYKEREMMEATQAALFLPNRMVHGAEYNTYKTAFNPSQMETPSKDFCNFLPTCLDLTMQYSGSGNMELISSNVSVATTYRQYPLSSRFLVWPKCGPISDALLYQQCLLNATSSVQPLKPGTSWDSKVSQVQDGQNPEHDMIPPKIENSLLPPHAREAQPPRNEIQCALQEARERSAFSPPKRNFSQISDKDSQSPQEQVLSKISKESTKHPLPLKYNPFHSLFQQTLNDKSGPEFKIPFVTESLEEASKKHRECSVKENQKYKFTIDRYAKDFFAVKQVGTKLSTNEPLSFSVESILKRPSSAVTHVSQ; encoded by the coding sequence ATGAGAAAAAGGCGGGCCTTTGCTGATAAAGAGCTGGAGAACATTATGCTAGAGAGAGAATATAAGGAGAGGGAGATGATGGAAGCTACCCAAGCTGCCTTATTCCTGCCTAACCGCATGGTGCACGGAGCTGAATATAACACCTATAAAACTGCCTTTAACCCATCTCAAATGGAAACTCCCAGCAAGGACTTTTGTAATTTTTTGCCCACCTGCCTTGATTTAACCATGCAGTACTCAGGATCTGGGAATATGGAGCTGATTTCTTCCAATGTCAGTGTGGCCACTACCTACAGACAATATCCTTTGTCTTCCCGGTTCTTGGTCTGGCCCAAGTGTGGCCCCATCAGTGATGCTCTTCTCTACCAGCAGTGCCTGCTAAATGCCACCTCCTCAGTCCAACCTCTGAAACCTGGGACCAGCTGGGACTCTAAAGTCTCTCAAGTCCAGGATGGACAAAACCCAGAGCATGACATGATACCGCCCAAAATCGAAAACTCGCTCTTGCCTCCTCATGCTCGAGAGGCCCAACCGCCACGAAATGAAATTCAGTGTGCCCTTCAGGAGGCCCGTGAAAGATCAGCTTTCTCTCCTCCCAAACGGAATTTCTCACAGATCTCTGATAAGGACTCCCAGTCTCCTCAAGAGCAAGTCTTAAGCAAGATCAGCAAAGAAAGCACCAAGCACCCTCTGCCACTCAAGTATAATCCATTCCACTCATTATTTCAGCAAACACTTAATGACAAATCAGGACCTGAGTTTAAAATACCATTTGTCACAGAATCTTTGGAAGAGGCATCTAAGAAACACAGAGAATGTTCAGTCAAAGAGAACCAGAAGTACAAATTTACAATAGACAGATATGCGAAAGACTTTTTTGCAGTCAAACAAGTTGGAACAAAACTTTCAACAAATGAACCTCTGTCATTTTCTGTTGAATCAATTCTTAAGCGGCCTTCTTCTGCTGTCACTCATGTCTCTCAGTGA